In one Choloepus didactylus isolate mChoDid1 chromosome 1, mChoDid1.pri, whole genome shotgun sequence genomic region, the following are encoded:
- the LOC119530664 gene encoding LOW QUALITY PROTEIN: alpha-catulin-like (The sequence of the model RefSeq protein was modified relative to this genomic sequence to represent the inferred CDS: substituted 3 bases at 3 genomic stop codons) — MLKKKIRRPKEVAGHRKRHMDSRVEITTLINHKDNTKKLDKTLQAIQRVGXAVNLAVGRFVKVGEAIANENWDLKEEINIACIEAKQAGETIAALTDMTNLNHPESDVRITIFTDKTGVVKAARLLLSSVTKVLLLADQVVIKQITTSRNKVLATMERLEKVNSFQEFVQIFSQFGNEMVEFAHLTGDRQNDLXDEKKKAKMAAARAVLEKYTMMLLTASKTCLGHPNCESAHENKEGVFDRMKVALDKVIEIVTDCKPNGETDISSISIFSGIKEFKMNIDALRENLYFQSKENLSIMLEVILERTEDFTDSAYTSHEHRERILALSAQARRELQQLVSVWIQALHSTAAQRAADLLKYHADHVALKALKLTGVEGNLDALAEYACKLSEQKEQLVETCRLLRHVSGTEPLEITCVHAEETFQVTGQQIISAAETLTLHPSSKIAKENLDVFCEAWESQINDMSTLLREISDVFEGGRGEKYGYLLLPKPVKNNANLKSLKPDKLDSEEQARIAKLGLKLGLLTSDADCKIEKWEDQENEIVXYGRNMSSVAYSLYLFTRGEEPRKTSQDLVHQLEVFAAEGLKLASSVQAFSKQLKDDDKLTLLLEINKLIPLCQQLQTIIKTPLQSKVSLKIDKCIAKARSVMAILVQVLSLCYKLLKMENNRWVLVTNKDTVDGKA; from the coding sequence atgttgaaaaagaagataAGAAGGCCAAAAGAAGTAGCAGGACACAGAAAACGCCACATGGATTCAAGAGTTGAGATCACCACACTTATTAATCATAAAGATAATACCAAAAAGTTGGATAAAACTCTGCAAGCGATTCAGCGTGTAGGATAAgctgtcaacttggcagttggaAGATTTGTTAAAGTAGGGGAAGCTATAGCCAATGAAAACTGGgacttgaaagaagaaataaatattgccTGCATTGAAGCAAAGCAAGCAGGAGAAACCATTGCAGCACTTACAGATATGACCAACTTGAATCATCCAGAATCTGATGTCCGGATCACAATTTTTACAGACAAAACAGGAGTTGTAAAGGCTGCAAGGTTACTTCTTTCTTCGGTGACGAAGGTGCTCTTGCTGGCAGACCAAGTGGTCATTAAGCAGATAACAACATCGAGAAATAAGGTTCTTGCAACTATGGAAAGACTAGAGAAAGTGAATAGCTTTCAAGAGTTTGTCCAAATATTCAGTCAATTCGGAAATGAAATGGTGGAGTTTGCACACCTAACTGGAGATAGACAAAATGATTtgtgagatgaaaagaaaaaggcaaaaatggCAGCAGCCAGGGCAGTTCTCGAAAAGTATACAATGATGCTTCTCACAGCTTCAAAGACCTGTCTCGGGCATCCCAACTGTGAATCGGCCCATGAAAACAAAGAAGGAGTATTCGACCGAATGAAGGTGGCATTGGATAAGGTAATTGAAATAGTGACTGACTGTAAACCAAATGGAGAGACTGACATTTCATCTATCAGTATTTTCAGTGGAATTAAAGAATTCAAGATGAATATTGACGCTCTTCGGGAGAATCTTTATTTTCAGTCCAAAGAGAATCTTTCCATCATGTTGGAAGTCATCTTGGAGCGTACGGAAGACTTTACTGATTCTGCCTACACCAGCCACGAGCACAGAGAACGCATCTTGGCACTGTCAGCGCAGGCGAGAAGGGAACTGCAGCAGTTGGTTTCTGTGTGGATTCAAGCTCTTCATAGTACAGCAGCACAGCGGGCAGCAGATCTATTAAAATACCATGCTGATCATGTGGCtttaaaagcattaaaacttACTGGAGTAGAAGGAAATTTAGACGCTTTGGCTGAATATGCGTGTAAACTCTCTGAACAGAAAGAGCAGCTTGTCGAGACCTGTCGATTGTTGCGACATGTATCTGGGACAGAACCTCTTGAAATAACCTGTGTACATGCAGAGGAGACATTTCAGGTGACTGGCCAGCAGATAATTTCTGCTGCTGAAACATTGACATTGCACCCATCTAGTAAAATTGCTAAAGAAAACCTAGATGTATTTTGTGAAGCTTGGGAATCCCAAATTAATGACATGTCAACACTGCTAAGAGAAATCAGTGATGTATTTGAAGGAGGACGAGGAGAGAAGTATGGCTACCTTTTACTTCCAAAGCCAGTGAAGAATAATGCAAACCTGAAATCATTAAAGCCAGACAAGCTTGACTCTGAGGAGCAAGCCAGGATAGCCAAACTTGGCCTTAAGCTGGGTTTGCTCACATCCGATGCAGACTGCAAAATTGAGAAATGGGAGGATCAGGAGAATGAGATTGTTTaatatggaaggaacatgtcCAGTGTGGCCTATTCTCTGTATTTATTTACCAGAGGAGAGGAGCCACGGAAAACTTCCCAAGATTTAGTTCATCAACTAGAAGTTTTTGCTGCAGAGGGTTTAAAGCTTGCTTCAAGTGTACAAGCTTTTTCAAAACAGCTAAAAGATGATGACAAGCTTACGCTTCTCCTGGAAATAAACAAGCTAATTCCTCTGTGCCAGCAGCTCCAGACAATAATTAAGACTCCCTTGCAGAGTAAAGTGTCTCTAAAGATTGACAAGTGCATTGCAAAGGCAAGATCCGTGATGGCTATCTTGGTCCAGGTTCTCTCACTTTGCTATAAACTACTGAAGATGGAAAACAACAGATGGGTTTTAGTTACAAATAAAGACACTGTGGATGGTAAAGCTTGA